The following are encoded in a window of Neomicrococcus lactis genomic DNA:
- the efeO gene encoding iron uptake system protein EfeO, which produces MKTFKIALPLALVTVVGVTGCTSNSAPSVASGSAAAAGSAISVSSTDTACNLSSTESTSGTLTFNVKNEGSQVTEFYLVASDGNRIVGEVENIGPALSRQLTVVAGPGEYIAQCKPGMSGDGLKMKFTVKAGASGSADANRVTLQEKAVANYQSYVAQEADALEAGTEKFAAAFAAGKTDEAKALYPSVRMHWERIEPVAESFGDLDPILDAREADLEAGQEFTGWHRAEKDLWVTDKAYTKLTTAERQQIADGLVTNTKELVKRAKEVKFTVDALSNGSKGLMDEVATGKVTGEEEAFSHTDMWDFAANVEGAKKAYEDLRPLLKGTNDELDMTLSSRFAALEKLLAGYKKGDGYVLYTELSQPQVQELSAAVDALSEPLSQLTSEVVK; this is translated from the coding sequence ATGAAGACCTTCAAAATTGCACTGCCCCTGGCTCTCGTCACGGTGGTCGGAGTGACGGGATGCACGTCCAACTCAGCGCCAAGCGTCGCGAGTGGATCCGCGGCGGCAGCTGGTTCTGCCATCTCCGTTTCCAGTACAGACACGGCATGCAACCTCTCATCAACCGAGTCCACGAGCGGCACGCTCACGTTCAACGTCAAGAACGAAGGTTCTCAGGTCACCGAGTTCTACCTCGTGGCGAGCGACGGAAACCGCATTGTGGGTGAAGTGGAAAACATTGGACCCGCTTTGTCCCGCCAGCTGACGGTCGTCGCCGGCCCCGGTGAGTACATCGCGCAGTGCAAGCCGGGCATGTCCGGCGACGGGTTGAAGATGAAGTTCACGGTCAAGGCGGGCGCGAGCGGTTCCGCTGACGCCAACCGCGTGACGCTGCAGGAGAAGGCTGTCGCAAACTACCAGTCATACGTAGCTCAAGAAGCGGATGCTCTGGAGGCGGGTACGGAGAAGTTCGCCGCAGCTTTTGCCGCCGGAAAGACTGACGAAGCGAAGGCACTGTACCCCTCCGTGCGCATGCATTGGGAGCGCATTGAGCCGGTGGCAGAGTCCTTTGGTGACTTGGACCCGATTCTCGACGCTCGCGAAGCCGACCTCGAAGCAGGTCAAGAATTCACGGGTTGGCACCGCGCGGAAAAGGACCTGTGGGTGACGGACAAGGCTTACACGAAGCTCACCACGGCTGAGCGTCAACAAATCGCTGATGGCCTGGTAACTAATACCAAAGAGCTCGTGAAGCGCGCCAAGGAAGTCAAGTTCACGGTAGACGCGCTGTCCAACGGTTCTAAGGGCCTCATGGACGAAGTGGCCACGGGCAAGGTGACCGGCGAAGAGGAAGCTTTCTCTCACACGGATATGTGGGATTTCGCGGCAAACGTTGAGGGCGCCAAGAAGGCTTACGAGGATCTTCGGCCACTGCTCAAGGGCACCAACGACGAACTCGATATGACGCTGTCATCGCGATTCGCTGCCCTCGAAAAGCTACTGGCGGGCTACAAAAAGGGAGACGGATACGTCCTCTACACGGAGCTGAGCCAGCCGCAGGTGCAAGAGCTTTCCGCCGCGGTTGACGCGTTGAGCGAGCCACTATCTCAGCTCACAAGCGAAGTAGTGAAGTAG
- a CDS encoding DNA-3-methyladenine glycosylase family protein, with product MSFSAPLITHWDPCGPFDLARSLGVLQRGANDPTVRVSTGEAWLCFQYDGAASAVRVRHLSAGAPVEFAVWSSAAEAVADSLPRLVGAHDDWAAFDDPAFVETLPRLVTEARRRHPGIRFPATGRVFDALVPAILEQKVTGMEARYAWAYLVNRFGTAAPGPVPRGMKIAPTAAGWRRVPTWEWHKARVDYKRRDAILRCAHLGSGLGRLSDNPDAHEVEEKMRTVPGVGAWTAAEVLQRTHGSPDHISVGDFHLAHFVGQALTGRRTDDAGMLELLEPWTGHRQRVVRMLGLSGAKNPSYGPRLHPMDHRAR from the coding sequence ATGAGTTTTTCGGCGCCCTTGATCACGCATTGGGATCCTTGCGGGCCCTTTGATCTTGCGCGCTCCCTCGGCGTGCTGCAGCGCGGGGCCAATGACCCCACCGTGCGCGTCAGCACCGGCGAGGCCTGGCTTTGCTTCCAGTACGACGGCGCAGCTTCAGCCGTGCGCGTACGTCACCTCTCCGCTGGGGCGCCAGTGGAGTTTGCCGTGTGGAGTTCGGCTGCGGAGGCCGTGGCGGACTCACTTCCGCGATTGGTGGGAGCGCACGACGATTGGGCTGCGTTCGATGATCCGGCTTTCGTGGAGACTCTGCCCCGGCTGGTGACCGAAGCACGACGCCGCCACCCCGGCATCCGCTTTCCAGCGACCGGCCGCGTGTTTGATGCGTTAGTGCCCGCCATTTTGGAGCAGAAAGTCACGGGCATGGAAGCCCGGTACGCGTGGGCCTATCTGGTGAATCGCTTTGGTACTGCCGCGCCGGGACCTGTTCCTCGCGGTATGAAGATTGCGCCGACGGCTGCTGGTTGGCGACGGGTTCCCACGTGGGAATGGCACAAGGCTCGCGTTGATTACAAGCGCCGAGATGCGATTCTGCGTTGCGCTCATCTGGGTTCCGGATTGGGCCGATTGTCCGACAACCCTGACGCCCATGAGGTGGAGGAGAAGATGCGCACCGTTCCGGGCGTTGGCGCATGGACGGCCGCCGAAGTACTTCAGCGCACGCACGGCTCCCCCGACCACATTTCGGTGGGCGACTTTCACTTGGCGCACTTTGTAGGCCAAGCCTTGACCGGCCGCCGCACGGATGACGCCGGCATGCTTGAGCTCCTCGAGCCGTGGACGGGTCATCGGCAGCGGGTCGTCCGCATGTTGGGACTTTCCGGCGCCAAGAACCCGTCCTACGGTCCTCGATTACACCCGATGGATCACCGAGCGCGCTGA
- a CDS encoding IS1249 family transposase → MPVASHRPRCGVCDCVLVKNGKTSAGRARWRCKSCGASQVRSRSDVTRKSELTQFLTWILGTQSQAAMAGSARGFRKRIQWCWRVEVPPPVPTGVVHHQLMLDGTYFNGWCVLIAYNGKYVVDWQWCDREKKIAWQVLLERIPAPAVAIIDGGTGLRAALKETWPESKVQRCYFHVFQNIRRELTFQPRLPAGKELAALTRVLMKVSTQDEAIAWLREYAAWEAKWDEFLKHRTKAKTGQERPSSVSRNSHWWYTHQRLRRARNVYRRLIQEHCLFTWLDTDLQPDTGEKIHRTTSPLEGGPNKAIKELLRLHRGLPEEHARTAVDWLLESLTEHPRQPWSLVKPEHLNPAQRTKNASMESDESQAPETYSNHFSWEDGNGIQTGWAGRNQP, encoded by the coding sequence GTGCCTGTTGCTTCTCATCGGCCACGTTGTGGTGTATGTGATTGTGTTCTGGTCAAGAACGGTAAGACCTCGGCTGGTCGTGCTCGGTGGCGGTGCAAGTCGTGTGGTGCTTCGCAGGTTCGTTCACGATCTGATGTCACTCGTAAGAGCGAACTGACTCAGTTCTTGACATGGATCCTGGGTACTCAGTCGCAGGCAGCCATGGCAGGTTCAGCGCGTGGTTTCCGGAAGCGTATTCAGTGGTGCTGGCGCGTTGAGGTTCCACCGCCTGTGCCCACCGGCGTAGTGCATCATCAGCTCATGCTTGATGGCACCTATTTCAACGGGTGGTGCGTGCTGATCGCCTATAACGGCAAGTACGTGGTGGATTGGCAATGGTGCGATCGAGAGAAAAAGATCGCCTGGCAAGTCCTACTCGAGCGGATCCCGGCACCGGCGGTGGCGATCATTGATGGTGGTACCGGGCTACGTGCCGCGTTGAAGGAAACGTGGCCGGAGTCGAAAGTTCAACGCTGCTATTTTCATGTGTTCCAGAACATCCGTCGCGAGCTCACCTTCCAGCCACGGCTACCAGCCGGTAAAGAACTCGCAGCCCTGACGAGGGTCTTGATGAAGGTCAGCACCCAAGACGAAGCCATTGCGTGGTTGCGTGAATACGCCGCGTGGGAGGCGAAATGGGACGAGTTCCTCAAGCACCGAACCAAAGCGAAAACCGGTCAGGAACGCCCCTCAAGCGTCTCGAGAAACAGTCACTGGTGGTACACGCATCAACGCTTACGCCGAGCCCGGAACGTGTATCGACGCCTCATCCAAGAACACTGCTTATTCACGTGGTTAGACACTGACCTGCAACCAGACACCGGCGAGAAAATTCACCGGACCACATCCCCGTTAGAAGGCGGACCGAACAAAGCGATCAAAGAGCTCTTACGGCTGCATCGAGGACTCCCCGAAGAGCACGCCAGAACCGCTGTGGACTGGCTCCTCGAATCCCTCACCGAACACCCCAGACAACCCTGGAGCCTCGTGAAACCAGAACACCTCAACCCGGCCCAACGGACCAAAAACGCATCAATGGAAAGCGATGAATCGCAAGCCCCAGAAACCTACAGCAACCACTTCAGCTGGGAAGACGGAAACGGCATCCAAACCGGCTGGGCCGGCAGAAACCAACCATGA
- a CDS encoding cystathionine beta-synthase, whose amino-acid sequence MKYANSVLDLIGKTPLVKLNKVTDGVKATVLVKLEYLNPGGSVKDRIALKMIEEAEKQGHLKPGGTVVEPTSGNTGVGLALVAQMKGYKTIFVTPDKVGEEKRDVLRAYGADVVVTPTAVAPDSPESYYGVSDRLVSEIEGAYKPDQFSNPAAPNSHFETTGPEIWDDTEGQVTHFVAGAGTGGTITGTGRYLRDISADRASGRVQIIAADPEGSVYSGGTGRPYFVEGVGEDMWPDNYDKNVPDEVIAVSDNDAFAMTRRLAREEGLLVGGSSGMAVVAALQAARDLPESAVVVVLLPDSGRGYLGKIFNDAWMTERGFISPEVSGARVQDVLSLDTATVPHVRLEATLGDALQRITESGLPTLPVVSHEPPVMLGELRGSISAAGIQKAYDDGAQASAPLADFVGGPLPLAGAYQGVETVNVPEAADVVLVAKDGVVAGVVTKTSLVTNSGDVASQKAGE is encoded by the coding sequence ATGAAGTACGCGAATTCCGTCCTGGATCTCATTGGAAAAACTCCCCTCGTCAAGCTCAACAAGGTCACTGATGGCGTCAAAGCCACCGTCCTCGTCAAGCTCGAATACTTGAATCCGGGCGGATCGGTCAAAGACCGCATCGCGCTCAAGATGATTGAAGAAGCGGAAAAGCAGGGGCACCTCAAGCCCGGCGGAACCGTGGTTGAACCGACCTCCGGCAACACTGGCGTAGGCCTGGCGCTTGTAGCGCAAATGAAGGGTTACAAGACGATCTTCGTGACGCCTGACAAGGTGGGCGAAGAAAAGCGTGACGTGCTGCGCGCATACGGCGCTGACGTCGTGGTCACCCCGACTGCCGTCGCCCCTGATTCCCCGGAGTCCTACTACGGCGTCTCTGACCGTTTGGTTTCCGAGATCGAAGGCGCGTACAAGCCGGACCAGTTCTCCAACCCGGCCGCGCCGAATAGCCACTTCGAAACCACCGGTCCAGAGATTTGGGACGACACCGAAGGCCAGGTCACGCACTTCGTGGCAGGCGCGGGCACGGGCGGAACCATCACCGGCACCGGCCGCTACTTGCGCGACATCTCGGCAGACCGCGCTTCGGGCCGCGTGCAGATCATCGCCGCAGACCCAGAAGGCTCCGTTTACTCCGGTGGCACGGGCCGTCCGTACTTCGTTGAAGGCGTGGGCGAGGACATGTGGCCGGATAACTATGACAAGAACGTGCCGGATGAGGTCATCGCGGTCTCGGACAACGACGCCTTCGCCATGACCCGCCGTTTGGCCCGCGAAGAGGGACTCCTCGTGGGTGGCTCTTCAGGTATGGCCGTGGTGGCAGCTTTGCAGGCCGCCCGCGATCTGCCCGAATCCGCCGTTGTGGTGGTGCTCTTGCCGGACTCCGGCCGTGGCTACCTCGGAAAGATCTTCAACGATGCCTGGATGACCGAGCGCGGATTCATTTCCCCTGAGGTCTCCGGCGCCCGCGTGCAGGACGTGCTGTCTTTAGACACCGCCACCGTCCCTCACGTGCGGTTGGAAGCAACCCTCGGCGACGCTTTGCAGCGCATCACCGAGTCCGGCCTGCCTACCTTGCCTGTGGTCTCGCACGAGCCACCGGTCATGTTGGGTGAATTGCGCGGCTCCATTTCCGCTGCGGGAATTCAGAAGGCGTACGACGACGGAGCTCAAGCAAGTGCCCCACTTGCGGACTTTGTGGGCGGCCCATTGCCACTCGCCGGCGCATACCAGGGTGTAGAAACTGTGAACGTTCCGGAAGCTGCCGACGTGGTGTTGGTAGCTAAGGACGGTGTGGTTGCCGGCGTTGTGACGAAGACTTCGCTTGTGACGAATAGTGGCGATGTAGCTAGCCAAAAGGCAGGGGAGTGA
- the efeB gene encoding iron uptake transporter deferrochelatase/peroxidase subunit yields MASESAGVGRRKVLSALGVGGVGLAVGAGGVLGAQAAQSAGRQSAAATDSVPFYGAHQAGITTAVPDRLHIAAFDVTATTREELISMLKEWTAAIAAMTAGQEVGGAGSATDGSYEAPPEDTGEALDLAASHLTVTVGFGRSLFVDSSGADRFGLKDHLPEALIAMPHFPKDALEPERSDGDIVVQACADDPQVAVHAIRNLARIAFGTARVRWSQLGFGRTSSTSTAQITPRNLFGFKDGTANPKSEDGAVMDQHVWVRGVSGASAWMNDGTYMVTRRIRMTIETWDRSSLAEQEKVIGRTKKTGAPLSGGEEFTEPKFDLAGRSGPLIDESSHVAMAHPSRNNGVQMLRRGFNYTDGSDNLGRLDAGLFFIAFVVDPRTHYVPMQNAMAKNDLLAEYLRHTGSGLFAIPGGVADGEYIGQRLFEAV; encoded by the coding sequence TTGGCAAGTGAATCCGCCGGTGTAGGCCGGCGCAAAGTTTTGTCAGCCCTTGGCGTCGGGGGAGTAGGGCTTGCGGTGGGCGCTGGTGGCGTCTTGGGCGCACAGGCCGCGCAATCCGCGGGGCGGCAGTCCGCGGCGGCTACAGATAGCGTCCCTTTTTACGGCGCGCACCAAGCTGGAATTACGACGGCGGTGCCCGACCGCCTCCACATCGCTGCTTTTGACGTGACTGCAACTACGCGCGAAGAACTGATCTCGATGCTCAAGGAGTGGACGGCTGCGATTGCAGCTATGACAGCTGGGCAAGAAGTGGGTGGTGCGGGGAGTGCCACGGATGGCTCCTACGAAGCACCGCCAGAAGACACTGGCGAGGCTCTGGACCTCGCGGCGAGCCACCTCACGGTGACGGTTGGTTTTGGTCGGTCTCTCTTCGTGGATTCCTCTGGGGCAGACCGTTTTGGACTCAAGGATCACTTGCCTGAAGCGCTCATCGCGATGCCGCACTTCCCGAAAGACGCTTTGGAGCCTGAGCGCTCCGACGGCGACATTGTGGTTCAAGCGTGCGCTGACGACCCGCAAGTGGCTGTCCACGCGATCCGCAACCTCGCGCGCATTGCGTTTGGCACCGCGCGGGTGCGGTGGTCGCAGTTGGGCTTTGGGCGCACCTCGTCCACCTCGACGGCCCAGATCACCCCGCGCAACTTGTTTGGATTCAAGGACGGCACCGCGAACCCTAAGTCTGAGGACGGGGCCGTCATGGATCAGCACGTCTGGGTGCGTGGCGTGTCCGGTGCCTCAGCGTGGATGAACGATGGCACCTACATGGTGACGCGTCGTATCCGTATGACGATTGAGACCTGGGACCGCTCTTCGCTCGCGGAGCAAGAAAAGGTCATTGGCCGCACCAAGAAGACTGGCGCCCCGCTGTCAGGCGGCGAAGAGTTCACGGAACCGAAGTTCGATCTCGCTGGCCGCTCCGGCCCGCTCATCGACGAGAGTTCTCACGTGGCCATGGCGCATCCTTCGCGCAACAATGGCGTGCAGATGCTTCGCCGTGGATTCAACTACACGGATGGCTCTGACAATTTGGGCCGACTGGATGCAGGACTGTTCTTCATCGCGTTCGTGGTGGATCCGCGCACTCATTACGTGCCCATGCAGAATGCCATGGCCAAGAATGACTTGCTGGCCGAATACCTGCGGCACACGGGTTCGGGGCTTTTTGCGATTCCGGGCGGAGTGGCCGATGGCGAGTACATTGGGCAGCGCCTTTTCGAGGCTGTTTAG
- the trxA gene encoding thioredoxin, whose amino-acid sequence MATINIKESTFEKTITDNEIVFIDFWAAWCGPCRNFAPVYDKVSEKHPDVTFAKVDTEAEQGLAAAAGITSIPTLMAFRDRVLVFSQPGALPEANFEELVQAVKGLDMEEVHAQIAAQQQGSDKQ is encoded by the coding sequence ATGGCAACCATCAACATCAAAGAATCGACGTTCGAGAAGACCATTACGGACAACGAGATCGTCTTCATCGACTTCTGGGCCGCTTGGTGCGGTCCGTGCCGCAACTTCGCGCCGGTCTATGACAAGGTTTCGGAGAAGCACCCTGATGTCACCTTCGCAAAGGTAGACACGGAGGCGGAGCAGGGCCTCGCAGCGGCCGCTGGCATCACGTCCATCCCAACGCTCATGGCTTTCCGCGATCGCGTGCTGGTGTTCAGCCAGCCTGGGGCACTCCCTGAAGCGAACTTCGAAGAGCTGGTGCAGGCCGTCAAGGGCTTGGATATGGAAGAGGTTCACGCACAGATCGCGGCTCAGCAGCAAGGCTCTGACAAGCAGTAA
- the efeU gene encoding iron uptake transporter permease EfeU, which translates to MTGNFLIGLREGLEATLVVVLLLAYLKKTNRSELNKRVWIGVAAAALVSLGFGALLTFGPRGLTFEAQEIIGGTLSIIAVGFVTWMVFWMAKAARGLGTELRAKVDGAAAAGTAGIIAVAALAVGREGLETALFLWAAARATGESWEPIVGAGLGLVTAAVLGVLIHKGILAIKLGPFFAWTGALLIVIAGGVLAYGIHDLQEGGIFPGLNSFAFDVTAIIPPASWYGVLLKGIFNFSPQTTWLQAIAWVAYVIPVVVLYFRRLKGSSAQPSDAVKSSQTTNQSAVAHAN; encoded by the coding sequence ATGACCGGTAACTTTTTAATTGGCCTCCGCGAGGGACTGGAAGCAACACTGGTAGTAGTGCTCTTGCTGGCATACCTCAAGAAGACCAACCGCTCTGAACTGAACAAGCGCGTCTGGATAGGCGTTGCCGCAGCCGCTCTTGTTTCCTTGGGCTTCGGGGCGCTCTTGACCTTCGGCCCTAGAGGCTTGACGTTCGAGGCGCAAGAAATCATCGGTGGCACGCTCTCCATCATCGCCGTGGGCTTCGTGACGTGGATGGTCTTCTGGATGGCTAAAGCCGCTCGCGGCCTGGGCACAGAGCTTCGCGCAAAGGTGGACGGAGCTGCGGCAGCAGGAACCGCCGGCATCATCGCTGTGGCAGCACTTGCAGTTGGTCGCGAAGGTCTTGAAACCGCACTATTCTTGTGGGCAGCAGCCCGCGCAACCGGCGAGTCGTGGGAACCGATTGTCGGAGCAGGGCTAGGGCTTGTGACCGCAGCCGTGCTGGGTGTCCTCATCCACAAGGGCATCTTGGCCATCAAGCTGGGCCCCTTCTTCGCTTGGACCGGCGCCTTGCTCATTGTGATTGCAGGCGGCGTGCTCGCATACGGCATCCATGACCTCCAAGAAGGCGGCATCTTCCCAGGCCTGAACAGCTTTGCCTTCGACGTCACCGCAATTATTCCTCCCGCAAGCTGGTACGGCGTGCTCCTCAAAGGCATCTTCAACTTCTCGCCACAGACCACGTGGTTGCAAGCCATCGCTTGGGTCGCCTATGTGATTCCCGTCGTCGTGCTATATTTCCGCCGCCTCAAGGGTAGCTCCGCGCAGCCTTCTGACGCAGTGAAGAGCAGCCAAACCACCAACCAATCGGCAGTGGCCCACGCGAACTAA
- a CDS encoding AMP-binding protein, with protein MAVQELSHAIGPTDIPILSETIGANFRSVVQRFPDSIAVIEAATDRSFTYREVDYATDQIAKSLLAMGYERGDRLGIWSPNCHEWTFLQYATAKAGVILVNVNPAYRQHELNFVVSQNGMRGLVVAPAEAIGDYPAMARAARDEAAGLQDLIFLTDDAAAPVLNDTFGEHELAWADFLTLGADVSDDDLAARAASLTPDDPINLQYTSGTTGFPKGATLTHKNLLNNGFHIGELLSYTEQDRVVLPVPFFHCFGMVIGNLAALSHGSATVLPSRAFKPDLALEAVQKYGGTSLYGVPTMFIAELALPNFADYDLSTLRTGVMAGSTCPVEVMKKVISEMNMSEVAICYGMTETSPVSTMTRVDDSLERRTQTVGRVMPQLEIKVVSADGETVPRGSAGELCTKGYSVMTGYWNEPKKTAQAVDEDGWMHTGDLAAMDEDGYVRIEGRIKDIVIRGGENISPREIEEFLYSHPDIRDVQVIGVPDEKYGEELMACIILHEDREPLDADGIKAFCSGKIAHYKIPRYVQIRESFPMTISGKIRKVELRNEAAEALQRAR; from the coding sequence ATGGCCGTTCAGGAACTGTCCCACGCTATTGGACCCACGGATATCCCTATCCTGAGCGAGACGATTGGTGCGAATTTCCGTTCGGTTGTCCAGCGTTTTCCTGACTCCATCGCCGTCATTGAAGCGGCCACGGACCGCAGCTTCACCTACCGCGAGGTGGACTACGCTACGGACCAGATCGCCAAGTCGCTGCTCGCCATGGGCTATGAGCGCGGCGATCGACTGGGCATTTGGAGCCCCAATTGCCACGAGTGGACGTTCCTGCAGTACGCCACGGCGAAGGCCGGCGTCATCTTGGTCAACGTCAACCCCGCCTACCGCCAACACGAGCTCAACTTCGTCGTGAGCCAGAACGGCATGCGAGGACTCGTCGTGGCACCTGCCGAGGCAATCGGTGATTACCCCGCCATGGCTCGCGCGGCTCGCGATGAGGCCGCGGGTTTGCAGGATCTCATTTTCTTAACGGACGACGCCGCAGCTCCCGTCCTGAACGACACCTTCGGCGAGCACGAGCTTGCGTGGGCGGATTTTCTCACCTTGGGTGCTGACGTTTCGGACGACGACTTAGCGGCCCGCGCGGCGAGCCTCACGCCAGATGACCCCATCAACTTGCAGTACACCTCTGGCACCACGGGGTTCCCGAAGGGAGCTACGCTCACCCACAAGAACTTGCTCAACAATGGCTTCCATATCGGTGAGCTCTTGTCCTACACCGAGCAGGACCGCGTCGTTCTTCCTGTACCGTTCTTCCACTGCTTCGGCATGGTGATCGGCAACTTGGCGGCGCTTTCGCATGGCTCCGCCACGGTGCTCCCAAGCCGGGCTTTCAAGCCTGATCTCGCTCTCGAAGCGGTACAGAAGTACGGCGGCACCTCGCTTTATGGCGTCCCCACAATGTTCATTGCCGAACTCGCATTGCCGAACTTCGCAGACTACGACCTTTCCACGCTGCGCACCGGCGTCATGGCCGGCTCCACCTGCCCGGTGGAAGTGATGAAGAAGGTCATCTCCGAGATGAACATGTCCGAAGTCGCTATTTGTTACGGCATGACGGAGACCAGCCCGGTGTCCACCATGACGCGCGTGGACGATTCCCTCGAGCGCCGCACCCAGACCGTCGGACGCGTGATGCCGCAGTTGGAAATCAAGGTGGTCAGCGCGGACGGCGAAACGGTTCCTCGTGGCAGCGCCGGCGAGCTCTGCACCAAGGGCTACTCCGTCATGACCGGCTACTGGAACGAACCAAAGAAGACCGCCCAAGCCGTTGACGAAGACGGCTGGATGCACACCGGCGACCTCGCAGCCATGGACGAGGACGGCTACGTGCGCATTGAAGGTCGCATCAAGGACATCGTGATCCGCGGCGGCGAAAACATCTCCCCGCGTGAGATTGAAGAGTTCCTCTACAGCCACCCAGACATCCGCGACGTTCAGGTCATTGGTGTTCCGGACGAGAAATACGGTGAAGAACTCATGGCGTGCATCATCCTGCACGAGGACCGTGAGCCCCTCGACGCCGACGGCATCAAAGCCTTCTGCTCCGGCAAGATCGCGCACTACAAGATCCCACGCTACGTCCAGATCCGTGAGTCTTTCCCGATGACCATCTCTGGCAAGATCCGCAAGGTCGAACTACGCAACGAGGCAGCAGAGGCGCTTCAGCGCGCTCGGTGA
- a CDS encoding cystathionine gamma-synthase: MSASESSLTSENNAKGGFNTRAVHAGQAFEPRTGAVIPPVHFSTTYAQDGIGGLRDGYEYGRGTNPTRDALQEQLAALEGGKHAFSFSSGLAAEDSLIRALTRPGDHIVLGNDAYGGTYRLISRVLGEWGITNKPVDMADLDAVKAAVADGKTRILWVETPSNPMMKISDLAALAEIAHAAGALFVVDNTFATPYLQQPLSFGADVVVHSTTKYIGGHSDVVGGAVIVNDDELAEKIGFVQFAVGAVSGPMDAFLTTRGLKTLGVRMDRHSTNGQAVAEFLLQRPEVSHVLYPGLKDHPGHELAAKQMKSFGGVVSFRLKGGEAAARKFAESLRLFTLAESLGGIESLVNYPSEMTHASVKGTELAVPVDLLRLSVGIEEEQDLLADLDQAFGAL; the protein is encoded by the coding sequence ATGTCTGCTTCTGAATCTTCGTTGACTTCTGAGAACAACGCTAAGGGCGGTTTCAACACCCGAGCCGTGCACGCCGGTCAGGCGTTTGAACCGCGCACGGGTGCTGTGATTCCGCCGGTGCATTTCAGCACCACGTACGCGCAAGATGGAATTGGTGGCCTGCGGGACGGCTATGAGTACGGCCGCGGCACCAATCCCACGCGCGATGCACTTCAAGAGCAGCTTGCCGCCCTCGAAGGTGGCAAGCATGCTTTCTCCTTCTCCTCGGGACTCGCCGCGGAAGATTCGCTGATCCGCGCGCTCACGCGTCCGGGCGATCACATTGTGTTGGGCAACGACGCCTACGGCGGCACCTACCGACTCATCAGCCGCGTCCTGGGCGAATGGGGCATCACCAACAAGCCAGTTGATATGGCTGATCTGGACGCCGTGAAGGCCGCTGTCGCCGACGGCAAGACCCGCATCTTGTGGGTGGAAACCCCGTCCAACCCGATGATGAAGATCTCCGACCTCGCGGCGCTCGCAGAAATCGCGCACGCTGCTGGCGCGCTCTTCGTCGTGGACAACACTTTCGCCACGCCTTACCTGCAGCAGCCGCTGTCCTTCGGCGCCGACGTTGTAGTGCACTCCACCACCAAGTACATCGGCGGCCACTCGGACGTAGTGGGCGGCGCTGTCATTGTGAACGACGACGAGCTTGCCGAGAAGATCGGCTTTGTGCAGTTCGCCGTTGGCGCTGTGTCCGGACCGATGGATGCGTTCTTGACCACGCGTGGCCTCAAGACTTTGGGTGTGCGCATGGACCGCCACTCGACGAATGGTCAGGCTGTTGCCGAGTTCTTGCTGCAGCGCCCTGAGGTTTCTCACGTGCTGTACCCGGGCTTGAAGGATCACCCAGGCCACGAGCTCGCCGCGAAGCAAATGAAGTCCTTCGGCGGCGTCGTTTCCTTCCGTCTGAAGGGCGGCGAGGCTGCGGCACGTAAGTTTGCCGAGTCGCTTCGCTTGTTCACACTCGCGGAGTCCTTGGGCGGCATTGAGTCCCTCGTGAACTACCCGTCAGAAATGACGCACGCTTCCGTGAAGGGCACCGAGCTGGCCGTGCCAGTGGATCTCTTGCGTTTGTCCGTGGGTATTGAGGAGGAGCAGGATCTTCTTGCTGACCTCGATCAAGCTTTCGGAGCGCTCTAG
- a CDS encoding YajQ family cyclic di-GMP-binding protein produces the protein MASDSSFDVVSKVDKQEVANAMNQAQKEIAQRYDFKGVGAEVDFSGEKILMKANSEERVNAVLDVFQSKLVKRNISLKSLDAGEPFASGKEYRIEASIKEGIEQDVAKKITKLLRDEGPKGVKAQIQGDELRVSSKSRDDLQEVIAMLKDFPDAALQFVNYR, from the coding sequence ATGGCTAGCGATTCTAGTTTTGATGTTGTCAGTAAGGTTGACAAGCAAGAAGTTGCCAACGCAATGAACCAGGCACAAAAGGAAATTGCGCAGCGCTACGACTTCAAGGGTGTCGGCGCCGAGGTTGACTTCTCCGGCGAGAAGATCCTCATGAAGGCAAACTCGGAAGAGCGCGTCAACGCCGTTTTGGACGTCTTCCAGTCCAAGCTCGTCAAGCGCAACATTTCGCTCAAGTCCCTCGACGCTGGCGAGCCTTTCGCGTCCGGCAAGGAATACCGCATTGAGGCTTCCATCAAGGAAGGCATCGAGCAGGATGTAGCCAAGAAGATCACCAAGCTTCTTCGCGACGAAGGCCCCAAGGGCGTCAAGGCTCAGATCCAGGGCGACGAACTCCGAGTTTCTTCCAAGTCCCGCGACGACCTCCAGGAAGTCATCGCGATGCTCAAGGACTTCCCTGACGCAGCGCTTCAGTTTGTGAACTACCGCTAA